The stretch of DNA GATTTCGCTCCGGCGTGTAGTTAGGTTAGGCCTAGTCTTCCTTGAGGCGTCGCATCGGTGGCGAGATCGATGCCGCGTCGGAATAAGATGGTCCTGCTTCTCCCCCACCCAGTGATGCTTCAGATCTGATGTGGATGGTGGTTTGCACCCGTGTCTCGCCGGATTTCAGATCTGACGACGTCATTTGGTTGTGCTAGCCGGTGTTCATCGCTCTTCCCGGAGAGGACGTTGTTTAGTACTAGGTATGTTGCTGTTTTGGAGCATGTGATGTGGATGGTGGTTTGCGGTGGCGTCTTTCTTCTCCAACCTGAGTGGATGAAGGAGACGGTGCCGGGATCTGACGGGCTTGGGGATGATCCGCGGTCGACGAGCCACATAGCCTCGGCTCCGTCACATGCGGCAGACCGTTCATTCGACTCACCTAGCAGCATGGTCTGCATCAGAGTTCTTTCAGATTTAGGAGTGATGGTTGCTCTCGTCCATCTCCGGCGTTGCCATGGCGATGATGGAGTCCGACGATGCTTAAGGGATTGGATTTGCACAGGGATCTTCATTGGTCAAATTTTTTTCTTGGGGTCCTTTGTGCAAAGCTCTAGGACAATTGTCTATGTGTTTGTCTTATGGAGCGACCATGTGTGTACACCCTGTAAGTTATTTGTTCAATGAACATGTGGTAGTTcctctcaaaaaaaaaaactcaCACGAATGTTCTAGGTATCCCCTTTAACCACACAGATACTCGATGAGATATTCAATCGGATCTTCCTTGATATGTTCATGAGTTGCTTAATGCAGAATTTGTTAATGCATTTGGACAAACTGATCAAATGTGGCCGGATTCTAATGTGGAAGTTGGATAGGATCACCCATATTCTTGAATTCTAGACCTCCGGCAGCATCTTCACCCTCATCCTCCATGATCATATTGTGTATGATCATCATCTCCCACAGGGTCTACAGATCTCATTGTTTACCAGGTTCACGAACAACTGCAAAATGGGTTGGAGCACTTCGGATGCCCTCTCCACATTCTTTCTAGTTCCTTGAGCTTGTCTCTGACCAACTGTATTTTGGTATGTTCGCAGCGAAACCATCTTTACGACACAAATCTTTTACACTACTCATGGGAGATCATGCATGATTATACATACAACTACAGTACACGCCTCCAGCATGAAACTGATGAGCAGCTAGGTCCTGCCAGTTCACCACCAAGTCACAGCAACAAAAAACCTATCTTCATACTACCAATTGCCTCGAATCGACCAGGAGGCACATAATACATGTACATATCCTCGCCGAGGCGTCGACACTTGTCAGCGATAAAAGCTTGCCCTTGGGCACAGTTTCTCCACGGACCCATCCGGCGGCCCATCCACCTGGCGCAGCTTGATCTCGTAAAGCTTTGGCCACAGTTTCCCGGTCACTGCGAGTAGAGCCGAAAGGTTAATTGGACAAGAAACCCAGAGACCTTGATCCATGGGACCGAAACTGCAAGTGCAAAAGGACTCACCGAACAGTCTGTCATTTTCTTCATCCCAAGCTATACCATTTAGAACATCAATATCCTGGAGCATGAAACAGAGTTTTCAGTGTCATGTCACTCCCGATACTGGATTTGGATTATGTGCGTCTAACAATGCAATTAGCCAATGAACCATATGGGGACTGCTCACCGTGTTGCCAGATTTCCATAATTGCTGCCTGCAAAATTGAGGACACAAGGATCGATTATTACTTCAAATGCAAACATTACAGGCAAACAGAGTAATCTTGTGAAGAAACTCAGTGGTCAGGAAATAGGCATAGAACAACAACAGTGATTTCTACTCAGAGCATACCTCAGCTCATGAAGAAAGATCCAGCTCGCCACTTGGCCATCTTCATGAGAAACTCTAGCTATGCAATCTGTCTACACATCATAACTTTCGATACTGAGAGGTGCACTTCACAACATTCTAGCAAATTGGTAGGCAGTTCACATTGTATATGATACTTGAATATGATCAAACTTTGCATGGAAAACACAGCTAAGACACAAATGATATTAGCTAGTCATGCTAAGACCTCGGTTACCTAATCGCCAAGTCAAATGGCGTTAGCTAGTCATGTCTTGTAGAAGATATAAAAAATTCAGACCAGTTAATTGTAATATCAATTGCCTATTTCAGAGTATCAAGTGTAACAAAGGACAACACAGGATAAAACTTGGACACACTTCAGTACAAACTGAGTCACACCCCAAAGTTAATTGTTAAACTTAAACCTCATAAATGACACCAGGGTGCACTTTAACATCAACGCTAAGGTATACTAATGAAAATGTTCTGGTCCTTGAGATCTTGAACAATATAATAAAACATGAAAGCAATATGGTCAAGGTAGTGCATAACAACTCTAACCTGCCAGACATTTGCCCATACTTCACCATTTATATATTCCAGTTCATTAATATAGGAAACGTCATTGTCTTGATATTTCACAGTTACTGTCTTTGTTACTGTATCAACAGAGACATCAAACAAAAGAAATTAAGTCCGAAAGCTAACAGAATATCAAGTGTGTGATTAACTTAATATACCTTCAAGCGATATTGGATCCAGGTGGTACAACCTTGAAGTACCATCACTGCCAAATAGGATTTTTCCATCCGTAGCCAACCCCCACCCGTCACGCATTTTATGGGTAAAACTTTCACGCTGCAGCAGAGAGCACAATAACTTGTTACCTCAGACGTCAACAAGAAATGACTGAAAAACTTGAGAAATGACCAGTAAAATGCGATGTGAATGATTGTAAACCCATATTTCAGAAGATCACATGAAAATAGATATTGATAGGTCAGGGTTTGGAGATAATTAGCCGAGACTATAAACAGAAAAGATCTGAATCATCTGTAAATGCACTAACATAGAAACAGGGGCAGCAGCATTACTTTGCTGAAGTTATGTCGGTCGTATATGAATCCATCATTCTTCAACCAAGTAATTTGAAACAATCTACAAAAGATAATATTAAAGCAAATGAATGAGATTTAACAGGACCGCAGAAGCAAATAGAGCCATCATGTTCAAGAAAGCAATTCTCATGTCGGGCATAATCGAGGTTCATCTACCTGTCGTCGAGAAGTGTTAAGCCTTCTCCAAACATATGTCCATCCATTTGGTGCTGATCTAAAACCTGATAAATGACAAAGCAGTAACTAGTGATTTAGTGTAGGGTAGGTGAACCATTGCCGCGCAATGTTAAATAAGGAGAGTGCCATATTTAACATACTTTGCCAGTTTGAAGATCAACCTTTCGGACCGACGACTGTTCAGAAACAAAATTAGAAGCATTTAGTCCTTCAGAAAAACCGCTTGACAGAAAGAAAGCAAAAACGAAACAAATGCAACTTGCAAGCTCAGGCAACAGATCCTCAACAGCTCATATAGTGATAGCCAGTCTGCTTGTTTCCACTAGGGAGGCATGAATACCAAGGTTCACAATTCAAGTGAAACTAGATGTAGTTTATTGTGGAAAAACCACGGAAGTAGTATTCCTTAGCATATCACATTTGCATCACTGTAATCCACGAGAAGATTTCCACATTGCATTGCATTACATTACCTGGTGATAAAGGCCAGTGGACTCGAAGAGAGTGTCGTTTCCCGCGTACAGGAGACCCTGCCAAAGAACGAAAAACACGCAATCTGAGGAAAAAATTCCCCATGGGAGAGGAGAGGAGCGAATGAGATCAGGAGGGATGCGTGCCTGGGTGAAGGCCTCGGGGTCGTGGGGGTACTCGCGGACCAGGTCGAAGGAGTAGAACCTAGCGACGGCGGGCGCAGGGCGGCGGAGGAGCGCGGCGCGGAGGTAGTCCGGGCGCCAGACGGCGGCGGccgcggcgaggaggaggagcgccgcGAGCGCGGCGCCGGCGGCCGCGATGGCCGGACGGCGGAGGCGCCGCGGCGCCGGGGAGGCGTTGGGGGTGGGTACGGACAGGGCGATAGGCGCCATTGAGGAGGCGGGCCGCCTCCGTCGGGAGCCGGCGGTCATTTGGGTCTGGTTTAGTCGCAGCAGAAAGGGTCAACTGTAATTTTCAGTTTAGCGTGCTTCTCCTGTGATTTGTAGGAGTATTTAAGATTGTCTTCCAAATTTCTTGGCTGAAAATTTGGACATTGGAATGAATGTCTATTTTGAAAtctttttgattttttttcatacAACATCGTGATTTCATTTTGCGATGCGTGTCCTCGTGCATTGCACTTGACGCCAATGTTTCGTCCTTCAAGCCATGGTGTGAATATAAGAATGTGTGATGACCATTTTGGTTGTGCA from Triticum urartu cultivar G1812 chromosome 3, Tu2.1, whole genome shotgun sequence encodes:
- the LOC125545833 gene encoding glutaminyl-peptide cyclotransferase-like isoform X1 — encoded protein: MTAGSRRRRPASSMAPIALSVPTPNASPAPRRLRRPAIAAAGAALAALLLLAAAAAVWRPDYLRAALLRRPAPAVARFYSFDLVREYPHDPEAFTQGLLYAGNDTLFESTGLYHQSSVRKVDLQTGKVLDQHQMDGHMFGEGLTLLDDRLFQITWLKNDGFIYDRHNFSKRESFTHKMRDGWGLATDGKILFGSDGTSRLYHLDPISLEVTKTVTVKYQDNDVSYINELEYINGEVWANVWQTDCIARVSHEDGQVASWIFLHELRQQLWKSGNTDIDVLNGIAWDEENDRLFVTGKLWPKLYEIKLRQVDGPPDGSVEKLCPRASFYR
- the LOC125545833 gene encoding glutaminyl-peptide cyclotransferase-like isoform X2 codes for the protein MTAGSRRRRPASSMAPIALSVPTPNASPAPRRLRRPAIAAAGAALAALLLLAAAAAVWRPDYLRAALLRRPAPAVARFYSFDLVREYPHDPEAFTQGLLYAGNDTLFESTGLYHQSSVRKVDLQTGKVLDQHQMDGHMFGEGLTLLDDRLFQITWLKNDGFIYDRHNFSKRESFTHKMRDGWGLATDGKILFGSDGTSRLYHLDPISLEDCIARVSHEDGQVASWIFLHELRQQLWKSGNTDIDVLNGIAWDEENDRLFVTGKLWPKLYEIKLRQVDGPPDGSVEKLCPRASFYR